Proteins encoded by one window of Rutidosis leptorrhynchoides isolate AG116_Rl617_1_P2 chromosome 7, CSIRO_AGI_Rlap_v1, whole genome shotgun sequence:
- the LOC139859921 gene encoding uncharacterized protein codes for MRRPVHRGGSTLGQWGSYDPSAPARLKLVLGHLFSAQSNIDPSHSYGHLRSCSPVLGAGRPRGVRGGCRVATVGRIRVGSWNIGTLTGKRIELVDTFLKSKVDIVCVQETRWKGEEAIEIQDYKLWYSGSRTARNGVGIFLGKLHKDNVVDVGRFSDRIMSVSLIIKEETFTVISAYAPHASLGDAEKKRFWELLDEVVRGCPADHRLIIGGDLNGHIGVEAEGYEGAHGGFGFGPRNEEGRSILEFAIAHELVVANSFFKKRDAQLATFHSGGRSTQIDFLLLRKGELRTCKDCKVLPALTCSSQHRLLVMDLVTRGRVGRRARAVQPRILWKNLYGANAETFRAIVVNRLSVEEDYVAPTDADQIWNRMASTIRDVAKETLGVAIGTSRAHKRTPEERTRVEERYKEAKREAKKAVAIAKDKAYDDLYRKLDSKEGANDIYRIAKARERGRRDLGNIKYIKDVAGQSIVREDLIRKRWEEYFASLFGRGRPERNGEPHEVQEFQNNCFCTRINQEEVRLALRKMGRNKAVGPDQIPIEAWKCLGGDGVRWLTNLFNTSFRSANMPME; via the exons ATGAGACGGCCTGTACACAGGGGCGGATCTACGTTGGGTCAATGGGGTTCATATGACCCCAGTGCTCCAGCAAGATTAAag CTTGTACTTGGTCATCTTTTTAGTGCACAAAGTAATATAGATCCTTCGCATAGTTATGGTCACTTGAGGTCATGTTCTCCGGTTTTAGGGGCGGGTAGGCCTAGAGGGGTTAGAGGAGGTTGTAGGGTAGCCACCGTTGGTAGGATTAGAGTGGGTAGTTGGAATATAGGAACCTTGACTGGCAAGAGGATTGAGCTCGTTGATACCTTTCTTAAGAGTAAGGTAGACATAGTGTGtgttcaagagactagatggaagggtgAAGAGGCGATAGAGATTCAGGACTATAAGTTGTGGTACTCGGGTTCTAGGACAGCACGAAACGGGGTAGGTATCTTTTTAGGAAAACTACATAAAGATAACGTTGTTGACGTGGGCAGgtttagcgataggattatgtcggttagttTAATTATTAAGGAGGAGACTTTCACGGTCATTAGTGCATACGCACCTCATGCGAGTTTAGGTGATGCGGAAAAGAAGAGATTTTGGGAATTGTTAGATGAGGTGGTGAGGGGGTGCCCAGCCGACCATCGACTGATTATAGGTGGTGATCTGAATGGACATATAGGAGTGGAGGCAGAAGGTTATGAGGGAGCCCATGGTGGCTTTGGGTTTGGTCCTAGAAATGAAGAGGGACGCTCAATTCTTGAGTTTGCCATTGCCCACGAGTTGGTGGTAGCAAACTCTTTCTTCAAGAAGAGGGATGCTCAGTTAGCCACATTCCATAGCGGGGGTCGCAGCACCCAGATTGACTTTTTGCTTCTTCGTAAAGGGGAACTTAGGACATGTAAGGACTGTAAGGTCCTTCCAGCTTTGACGTGCTCCTCCCAGCACAGATTGCTGGTCATGGACCTAGTCACTAGGGGAAGAGTTGGCAGGAGGGCTAGGGCTGTACAACCTAGAATCCTTTGGAAGAACCTCTATGGAGCGAATGCGGAGACTTTTAGAGCGATTGTTGTTAATAGATTGAGTGTAGAAGAGGATTACGTTGCCCCTACGGACGCAGACCAGATATGGAATCGCATGGCGTCCACTATCAGAGATGTGGCAAAAGAGACCTTAGGAGTGGCTATAGGGACATCGAGAGCCCATAAGA GGACACCTGAAGAGAGAACTAGGGTAGAAGAAagatataaagaagctaaaagagaagctaagaaggccgTAGCAATTGCAAAAGACAAAGCATATGATGACTTGTATAGAAAACTAGACTCTAAAGAGGGAGCTAATGACATATAtaggatagccaaagctagggagcgaGGAAGGAGGGACTTAGGTAACATCAAATATATCAAGGATGTAGCAGGGCAAAGTATAGTGAGAGAAGACcttattaggaaaagatgggaagaatATTTTGCTTCCCTTTTCGGTAGGGGAAGACCGGAGCGGAACGGTGAACCCCACGAGGTCCAGGAGTTTCAAAACAACTGTTTCTGCACGAGGATTAATCAGGAGGAAGTTAGATTGgccctacgaaagatggggagGAACAAAGCAGTAGGACCAGACCAAATTCCGATTGAGGCGTGGAAGTGCCTTGGAGGTGACGGGGTTAGAtggttgacaaaccttttcaacacgTCGTTTAGAAGCGCAAATATGCCTATGGAATGA
- the LOC139858780 gene encoding tetraketide alpha-pyrone reductase 2-like, with product MSVYCVTGGTGFIAAYIVKSLLEQGHTVRTTVRDPENVEKVGYLLELKGARERLKLMKADLMVEGSFDEAVRGVNGVFHTASPLIVSYEDNVQEKLIDPTIKGTMNVLNSCKKSKSVNRVVLTSSCSAIRYRYDVQKVSPLNESHWSDTEYCKEHNLWYAYAKTLAEKEAWNVAKENGIDLVVVNPSFVVGPLLAPRPTSTLQMILACVTGAIKEYANTTIGFVHIDDVVAAHIIAMEKKEAAGRLVCSNTVAHFSEVIQMMKSKYPSYPYVDKCSSSKGDDNPHSMDSSKLLKLGLPPLKTIEQMFDDCITSFQKKGIL from the exons atgtcagtTTACTGTGTGACAGGTGGTACCGGATTCATAGCAGCATACATCGTCAAATCGTTACTTGAACAAGGTCACACCGTTCGAACCACCGTTAGAGACCCAG AAAATGTTGAAAAAGTAGGGTACTTGTTGGAGCTGAAAGGAGCGCGTGAAAGACTAAAGCTTATGAAGGCCGATCTGATGGTAGAAGGAAGTTTTGACGAGGCTGTACGTGGTGTTAATGGGGTTTTCCACACTGCATCCCCATTGATCGTTTCATACGAAGACAACGTCCAG GAAAAGCTAATTGATCCAACCATAAAAGGTACCATGAATGTACTAAACTCCTGCAAGAAATCAAAGAGCGTGAATAGAGTAGTGCTGACATCATCCTGCTCTGCAATTAGATACCGTTATGATGTCCAAAAAGTTTCTCCTCTTAACGAATCACATTGGAGTGATACCGAATATTGTAAAGAACACAAT CTTTGGTATGCATACGCAAAGACTTTAGCAGAGAAAGAAGCATGGAATGTAGCCAAGGAAAATGGGATCGATCTTGTAGTTGTGAATCCTTCTTTTGTTGTGGGCCCATTGCTTGCACCGCGTCCAACAAGTACACTTCAAATGATACTTGCTTGTGTCACAG GGGCCATCAAAGAATATGCGAATACTACAATAGGATTTGTGCATATCGACGATGTGGTGGCTGCTCATATTATAGCAATGGAGAAAAAAGAAGCTGCGGGAAGACTCGTATGTTCAAACACGGTGGCTCACTTTTCCGAAGTCATTCAAATGATGAAATCCAAATATCCGTCTTATCCTTATGTTGACAA GTGTAGCAGCAGTAAAGGGGACGACAATCCGCATAGCATGGATAGCAGCAAGTTATTAAAGTTGGGATTACCTCCACTGAAAACAATTGAGCAAATGTTTGATGACTGCATTACAAGTTTTCAAAAGAAAGGGATTCTGTGA